The Penaeus chinensis breed Huanghai No. 1 chromosome 39, ASM1920278v2, whole genome shotgun sequence genome has a segment encoding these proteins:
- the LOC125046737 gene encoding uncharacterized protein LOC125046737 isoform X1, protein MEEATEMMRSFSECAYQVYKKDEFQRATQLLYSEAFIITLSMQGRMQFYCTVCNKEMNCVNSMTEHSHSGAHQKNIDRGKRCDENKSRTAAQQYEKNSLQYKLLTSSTQAIGLHMVEEFQVTSRSKAYFKCNLCGAHGRMDSMYYHLIGVKHTEKYLKRRVNIETTQLNSRTREEYRQLDLEAEGSRIEEITHIEGKHMFPQEWLTEGQPKGNQVTEDVDGFPGQKSQYDKYKHNCYKLEKVDSKDKACQTDHEDPFENIMTVLSTQHSMMLDDNFTLYGPDQALACMQVMFPLGETIYEATNKEMKRQTDLDTLQKEHSKKKNLNKFLGLLQHILIPRAEQDCQVSLMHNIMKTDY, encoded by the exons ATG GAGGAAGCCACTGAAATGATGAGGTCCTTCTCTGAATGTGCCTATCAGGTTTACAAGAAGGACGAGTTTCAGAGAGCCACAC AACTTCTTTACAGTGAAGCATTTATCATCACTCTTAGCATGCAGGGTCGGATGCAGTTTTATTGTACG GTTTGCAACAAGGAGATGAACTGTGTGAATTCAATGACTGAACACAGCCACTCTGGAGCACACCAAAAA AATATAGACAGAGGTAAGAGATGTGACGAGAACAAGAGTAGAACAGCTGCTCAACAATATGAAAAGAATTCACTGCAGTACAAACTCCTCACCAGCAGTACTCAAGCTATAG GTCTTCATATGGTGGAAGAGTTTCAAGTAACTTCAAGAAGCAAAGCATACTTCAAGTGTAACCTGTGTGGAGCCCATGGCCGAATGGACTCTATGTACTATCATCTGATTGGAGttaaacacacagaaaaatatctt AAAAGAAGGGTCAATATCGAAACAACTCAACTGAATTCAAGAACCCGTGAAGAATACCGCCAGCTGGATCTTGAAGCTGAAGGTTCAAGAATAGAGGAAATAACACATATTGAAG GCAAACACATGTTCCCTCAAGAGTGGCTTACTGAAGGGCAGCCTAAAGGAAATCAAGTGACTGAAGATGTTGATGGTTTTCCAGGACAAAAGAGTCAGTATGATAAATACAAGCACAA CTGTTATAAGTTGGAGAAGGTTGATTCTAAGGACAAAGCATGTCAGACTGACCACGAGGATCCCTTTGAGAACATCATGACAGTATTGTCAACACAACACAGTATGATGCTGGACGACAACTTTACCCTTTATGGCCCAGACCAAGCCCTGGCCTGCATGCAAGTTATGTTCCCTCTGGGTGAGACAATTTATGAAGCCAcaaataaggaaatgaaaaggcAAACAGACCTGGACACATTACAGAAGGAACATTCTAAAAAGAAG AATCTGAACAAATTCCTTGGACTCCTGCAGCATATTTTGATTCCTAGGGCAGAGCAAGATTGCCAGGTCAGTTTGATGCATAACATTATGAAAACAGATTATTAG
- the LOC125046737 gene encoding uncharacterized protein LOC125046737 isoform X2, with protein sequence MCLSGLQEGRVSESHTEAFIITLSMQGRMQFYCTVCNKEMNCVNSMTEHSHSGAHQKNIDRGKRCDENKSRTAAQQYEKNSLQYKLLTSSTQAIGLHMVEEFQVTSRSKAYFKCNLCGAHGRMDSMYYHLIGVKHTEKYLKRRVNIETTQLNSRTREEYRQLDLEAEGSRIEEITHIEGKHMFPQEWLTEGQPKGNQVTEDVDGFPGQKSQYDKYKHNCYKLEKVDSKDKACQTDHEDPFENIMTVLSTQHSMMLDDNFTLYGPDQALACMQVMFPLGETIYEATNKEMKRQTDLDTLQKEHSKKKNLNKFLGLLQHILIPRAEQDCQVSLMHNIMKTDY encoded by the exons ATGTGCCTATCAGGTTTACAAGAAGGACGAGTTTCAGAGAGCCACAC TGAAGCATTTATCATCACTCTTAGCATGCAGGGTCGGATGCAGTTTTATTGTACG GTTTGCAACAAGGAGATGAACTGTGTGAATTCAATGACTGAACACAGCCACTCTGGAGCACACCAAAAA AATATAGACAGAGGTAAGAGATGTGACGAGAACAAGAGTAGAACAGCTGCTCAACAATATGAAAAGAATTCACTGCAGTACAAACTCCTCACCAGCAGTACTCAAGCTATAG GTCTTCATATGGTGGAAGAGTTTCAAGTAACTTCAAGAAGCAAAGCATACTTCAAGTGTAACCTGTGTGGAGCCCATGGCCGAATGGACTCTATGTACTATCATCTGATTGGAGttaaacacacagaaaaatatctt AAAAGAAGGGTCAATATCGAAACAACTCAACTGAATTCAAGAACCCGTGAAGAATACCGCCAGCTGGATCTTGAAGCTGAAGGTTCAAGAATAGAGGAAATAACACATATTGAAG GCAAACACATGTTCCCTCAAGAGTGGCTTACTGAAGGGCAGCCTAAAGGAAATCAAGTGACTGAAGATGTTGATGGTTTTCCAGGACAAAAGAGTCAGTATGATAAATACAAGCACAA CTGTTATAAGTTGGAGAAGGTTGATTCTAAGGACAAAGCATGTCAGACTGACCACGAGGATCCCTTTGAGAACATCATGACAGTATTGTCAACACAACACAGTATGATGCTGGACGACAACTTTACCCTTTATGGCCCAGACCAAGCCCTGGCCTGCATGCAAGTTATGTTCCCTCTGGGTGAGACAATTTATGAAGCCAcaaataaggaaatgaaaaggcAAACAGACCTGGACACATTACAGAAGGAACATTCTAAAAAGAAG AATCTGAACAAATTCCTTGGACTCCTGCAGCATATTTTGATTCCTAGGGCAGAGCAAGATTGCCAGGTCAGTTTGATGCATAACATTATGAAAACAGATTATTAG